ACAGTTTGCTTTAAGTTGTCTATTAATGAAAATCTAGAGAATATACTTATTTATGTAAGTATATTCTCATTAGCCGCCAGcacctaaagggttaaaggaaaatgaataaaagaaagacagggaaatatatatatattttatttaaaagactCATCTCTTCCCCAGTAGCACTGGCCAAAATGTCCTTatagcaccttttttttttaaaatgtcttctaCCTGGTTTCTAGATTGATTGGTTTTGACGTCTAAACTGTTGAATTTGAGCGATTTTATTCACTATTCATTTTTCTGATTCAAAGCGAACATGAGTGCTTTAATCCCCTTATAAGAAGTAATTGCAGGTTTTAGAGCTGACCTCTGACCTTCGCCGATCCCTTCTGGTACGGTTCTCTTCCTTTGAGACCAGTTTGGGTCATTTCAAAACGTAGATGTAATGAGTGCTCGAAATCATTCGATCGCCAGCCCCTGGTTTTCTACCAACACCGTAGGCTGCTACAATTGATCTATCCAAAAtgattttctaaattaatattatcaacttaattttatacttttttttgtagtttttactCACCTTCTTTTCTAGAATTTTaagagtttttaaaaaatatatatatttaactgtagatctagaaaaagaaatagtaataaacatggaaaagtgcaaaaaaaccccaaaaatttCTTGCAGGAAGCACACAATTCAAGGATTAAAGTGCAACCTGACTATCTGTATCATGAAAGAATACGTTtaaggtgttttgttttttaatacaaagttatggAGGACATCAGTTTATAATTTTATAGGAGAATCGGATCTAAAACAAAGGTtgattttgtaacatttttgaagtatatgtccatgtttctCCAAGTCTTTTATCAGGAGCACTCATCGTGCCTTTAGAGATGAGCACTAAATATAATATCCCACAGCCTGATTAAAAGGGCCACATTACCTGTGATAGTCTTTCTGTCAGGGAGGGTCGTAGTTACCGTTCTATTCCGTAATACCTTTGTTGGATAATATAATAGTGTCTACAGGAGAAGCCTCCATTTAAATAGGACAGAAATCCGCACAGAAATAAGAGTATCTTGTTTTCTCTGTCCGTAGGAAACATGGTAAACATCTTTGTGTATGGAACTCTTAAGAAAGGACAACCAAACTACCACATTATGACAGATGGTAAGCGAGGAAAAGCGGTTTTTAAAGGCACTGGGAAAACCGCTGAAAAGTACCCACTGGTTATCGCAGAGAAAGCCAACATCCCATTTTTACTTAACGTCCCAGGAATGGGACACCATATTGCTGGAGAGATTTATTCAGTTGATGACCAGCTGCTTAAGTTCCTGGATGAGTTTGAAAGCTGCCCAGACATGTACCAACGCACCCTCCAGAGAATTGAAATAGTGGAGTGGGAGGACAAAGAGGATTCACCTGAAGATAGACCAGATGCTAACAGAATTATAGAATGTTTTGTCTACAGCACCACAAGCTACCGGCCAGAGTGGCTTAATCTCCCTTACCACGACTGCTATGATTCTTTTGGGAAGCACGGCCTTGTTTATGTTAATCATCTGGACAGAtgataaaaacagaaacataaagaagaaagaaaatattgcaTATCCTACAACCACAAAAGATCCCAGCATGATGATCACAAACGTCCTTCCAACAGGAAAAGGGTTTTGAAGGACAAATGATTAAAATGTAACACCTGGTCACGTATGTTTGCTAATAAGATATTGTGCTATGTAgtcaaacatatacatatatttgtacTAAATGTGGATCAGGGTACACAATACCTAAGCAACAAAACATAACCCTGTGCAAAATCAtgaaaatgtaactttaaaGGCAAAATCTTTAAAGTGACCAAATACTTGGAACTGGGATGCATAACATAAACGTCTTATGTTTGGGATAAGTAATatgattttagatatttttgtataataattatatatattttataccaaCTAAATAATTGAGGCTGGTGTTTTGTCAATAGTTTTTTTCAATGGGAAATTTACAGGGACAAAATGTCACAGTGATCTGTTTATTACAATATCTGTAATAATGCAATGATGACCAGGTCAATGgaaatcaaagaaaataaacatcatTGCAAATGGGGATGGAAATTAACTCTCTTAAATCTAATGTTAGTTCAGTTGAGGCGGATCTGTTTCATGGGTTTACATTGTACGCCAACTACTTTAAACGCACAGCTGCTTGAAACTGTAtgtaatttaagaaaatatttaaataattatgcaaatacATGCATTCATTTGAAAAAGGATCTCTTAAGACATGTTTGTGATGCTATAATTTAACATAACTATTTTAGAAAGTATGAAAGTTATAATTAAGGCAATCCACTGAACATTAGAAGAGACCTGGGTAATCACTGAAAGTGTTGTGTCAGGAGAACAAGAAAAGACACAATAAAAGAAGACATTGCCTTTTATTTAGAGATGGTAAAAAATGGTGGTCGTTGTCTCCTGGGTGTTCATTTTACGAGCAATGGTTGTGCTGCAGCCTCCATAGTTCATCTTCCAAGCCATCCACTGCCCAACTACTGCTGCATTCCTTGAAGCCTTTCCTCTAGGCACATATCAAGCTTCAAgcgttttattatttatcaaaatactaTGTGTTTTCAAAGCCCAAGGTCCATTTGTCGGGTGAAGTTAGCTTCTGGTGCTTCGAAGTGCCAAATAAGGCCAGCGTGTAAGGGAACCATGACACCGGGGAAGGGCTTAGGGGCGCCCTACATCTATATTTCagttaaaaacacaataatgttTTCTTTGCATCGGTTTGTCTTTTGACGCTTTAGAAAACTTTACTCTTTGATTTTGCAGTAATTCTTTtttgatgtatatataatgcCCCCCCATTGTGAATGTTCCTACTAATATGGGTCCCTATAGCTTTGGTTATCATGGTGATGAGTTTCTGCCATTAAAACAAAGTCTTATTCTGGTTGTCATGCCATCTTCAAATAGTGTGTATAAGGAGCCATAAATATTACTTGGCCAGTATAAAGGCTTTATTTTATGCTTGATGAGTATTGATGATAgtgctgtatattttatatatatttctaatctATTTTCCACTGAAATGACAGATCAAAAGGCATCTTTACAACCCCCCACCCCTGCAGCTATGTCACTGGGAGGCAATCAATGGAAGAGCATTTAGTAGTATAGACacgtatttttatatatatatatatataggatggCTTTGCTTACAAGAAGGGTTGGTGGGAGAGGCTGCCAcataatttaagatattttaaacGTATTGCCCTCAGGTTATATATCCAGGAATCAAGGAACCTAATGCTATATGATATCTCCTAGtgcatatcatttttttaataaaaaacattaaatatatcttGTAGAGTCCAACAAACACTTCTCCTAATTTCCCATATTTAAATGACAGAAATtgcaaaagttaaaattataaatattttcttctcaATCAGCTTTACAactgtaattaccgtatttgctcgattataagacgaccctgattataagacgaccccccaaaatctgaatattaacttaggaaaaaaagaaaaagcctgaatataagacgaccctaaaggaaaaaagttttaccagtaaatgttaattcatgtaaactattttttttaataaaagctatgattgagaaaaatattttttttttgtttttatttcttgtattttccaacctgtcccccagttacgcacatctgcccccaggcttgccacaccaatatggcactgtggcccatgatatgccttttaaccctctatatgccactgtgccccatggtatgccttttgaccccctatgtgccactctgcctccagaaatgcctt
This sequence is a window from Spea bombifrons isolate aSpeBom1 chromosome 2, aSpeBom1.2.pri, whole genome shotgun sequence. Protein-coding genes within it:
- the GGACT gene encoding gamma-glutamylaminecyclotransferase, producing the protein MVNIFVYGTLKKGQPNYHIMTDGKRGKAVFKGTGKTAEKYPLVIAEKANIPFLLNVPGMGHHIAGEIYSVDDQLLKFLDEFESCPDMYQRTLQRIEIVEWEDKEDSPEDRPDANRIIECFVYSTTSYRPEWLNLPYHDCYDSFGKHGLVYVNHLDR